A genomic segment from Actinoplanes sichuanensis encodes:
- a CDS encoding alpha/beta fold hydrolase, with protein sequence MTELAYERRGSGPPLVLIHGLGSHRQVWTPIVAEVSTRRDVIALDLPGFGESPLWPPAPHAGSVAHLADRVESFLDGLGITAFEVAGSSLGGGIALELGRRGRATAVTAFAPIGFWTGAGRRWCQSVVTAARVVAGRLDARLPAIMAAPAGRAAFCSLFYARPRRLDPADAVSAARALATAPGFAAARDAFADLRPQAYDQTTIPVTIAWGTRDAVLPFPQSRRARTRLPNARHVTLPGCGHLPFADDPSACAALLT encoded by the coding sequence ATGACCGAGCTGGCGTACGAACGTCGCGGATCCGGCCCACCGCTGGTCCTGATCCACGGACTGGGCAGCCACCGTCAGGTGTGGACGCCGATCGTGGCCGAGGTGTCCACCCGCCGCGATGTGATCGCCCTGGACCTGCCCGGATTCGGCGAGTCCCCGCTCTGGCCACCGGCCCCGCACGCGGGCTCGGTCGCCCACCTCGCCGACCGGGTGGAGTCGTTCCTGGACGGGCTCGGCATCACCGCCTTCGAGGTGGCCGGCAGCTCCCTGGGCGGCGGCATCGCCCTGGAACTCGGCCGCCGGGGCCGGGCCACCGCGGTCACCGCGTTCGCCCCGATCGGCTTCTGGACCGGCGCCGGCCGCCGCTGGTGCCAGAGCGTCGTCACCGCGGCCCGGGTCGTCGCCGGCCGCCTCGACGCCCGCCTGCCCGCGATCATGGCGGCACCGGCCGGCCGGGCCGCGTTCTGCTCGCTCTTCTACGCCCGCCCGCGCCGCCTCGACCCGGCCGACGCGGTGTCCGCGGCACGCGCTCTGGCCACCGCGCCCGGCTTCGCCGCGGCCCGCGACGCCTTCGCCGACCTTCGACCTCAGGCGTACGATCAGACGACCATCCCGGTCACGATCGCCTGGGGCACGCGGGACGCCGTACTCCCGTTCCCCCAGTCCCGCCGCGCCCGCACCCGACTCCCGAACGCTCGCCACGTCACCCTGCCGGGTTGCGGCCACCTGCCCTTCGCCGACGACCCGTCAGCCTGCGCGGCGTTGCTGACCTGA
- a CDS encoding DUF3237 domain-containing protein: MSELPDPRLVFAFEARVDVGATVHIGRGLDFTPITGGTVHGPRLSGRVLAGGGDWSTTHDGVTELDAHYLLQADDGAVIDIRNRGFWRATPEIDARVEAGEDLPETDYYYRTSPVFRTDVPQHRGLAESVFVGLARGERGQVCIRFFEVL; this comes from the coding sequence ATGTCCGAACTGCCTGACCCTCGGTTGGTGTTCGCCTTCGAGGCGCGGGTCGACGTCGGTGCGACCGTGCACATCGGGCGCGGCCTGGACTTCACCCCGATCACCGGTGGCACCGTCCACGGCCCCCGCCTGTCCGGCCGGGTACTGGCCGGTGGCGGCGACTGGTCCACCACCCACGACGGGGTCACCGAACTCGACGCGCACTACCTGCTCCAGGCCGACGACGGGGCGGTCATCGACATCCGCAACCGCGGGTTCTGGCGGGCCACCCCGGAGATCGACGCCCGGGTCGAGGCGGGGGAGGACCTGCCGGAGACCGACTACTACTACCGGACCAGCCCGGTGTTCCGCACCGACGTTCCGCAACATCGCGGGCTCGCCGAATCGGTGTTCGTGGGGCTGGCCCGGGGTGAGCGCGGGCAGGTCTGCATCCGTTTCTTCGAGGTGCTCTGA
- a CDS encoding SIR2 family NAD-dependent protein deacylase: protein MVDVREAAKALAGARRVVVFTGAGISAESGVPTFRDALIGLWERYDAQALATPRAFEDDPDLVWGWYEWRRSLIQRVRPNAGHDAVATIQARSPHTVVVTQNVDDLHERAGSRAPIHLHGSLFTPRCAACSRPAEPGPADEPEGGRRLAPPRCGCGGAIRPGVVWFGEALPEEALEEAVQAATECDVLLTVGTSGVVYPAAEIPKVASMFGGTVIQVNPQPTPLDTVATINLYGTAATVLPELVKAAWPE, encoded by the coding sequence ATGGTTGACGTGCGCGAGGCGGCGAAGGCACTGGCCGGGGCGCGGCGGGTGGTGGTGTTCACCGGCGCCGGTATCTCCGCGGAGAGCGGCGTGCCCACTTTCCGGGACGCCCTGATCGGCCTCTGGGAGCGGTACGACGCGCAGGCGCTGGCCACCCCGCGGGCCTTCGAGGACGACCCGGATCTGGTGTGGGGCTGGTACGAGTGGCGCCGCAGCCTGATCCAGCGGGTCCGGCCGAACGCCGGGCACGACGCGGTCGCCACCATCCAGGCCCGTTCCCCGCACACCGTCGTCGTCACGCAGAACGTCGACGACCTGCACGAACGCGCCGGTTCGCGGGCGCCGATCCACCTGCACGGCAGCCTGTTCACACCGCGCTGCGCGGCCTGTTCGCGGCCCGCCGAGCCGGGTCCGGCCGACGAGCCGGAGGGGGGACGCCGTTTGGCCCCGCCGCGCTGTGGGTGCGGCGGGGCGATCCGGCCCGGTGTCGTCTGGTTCGGTGAGGCGCTGCCCGAGGAGGCCCTGGAGGAGGCGGTCCAGGCCGCGACCGAGTGCGACGTGCTGCTGACGGTCGGCACGTCGGGGGTGGTCTACCCGGCGGCGGAGATCCCGAAGGTGGCGTCGATGTTCGGCGGCACGGTGATCCAGGTGAACCCGCAGCCGACGCCGCTGGACACGGTCGCCACGATCAACCTGTACGGCACCGCGGCGACCGTGCTGCCCGAGCTGGTCAAAGCGGCCTGGCCGGAGTAG
- a CDS encoding SDR family oxidoreductase, whose amino-acid sequence MDLTGRVAIVTGSGRGLGLAYAEALAAAGASVVVNDVDQAAVDAAVARIGGDTVGVTAAVGDTASAEKLVNAAVEAFGRLDVLITNAGILRDRVLWKMTDDDFDAVVNVHLRGTFTCARAAAIRMREQGTGGRIILIGSPAGQRGNFGQTNYAAAKAGIAAMARTWALELARNEITVNAVIPIAATEMTKTIPAFGPVIEEAERTGTPYPAWLRHDEGLGTVADVTGLITFLASDASKGITGQAIGIGGDKLALWSHPAEKSVAYAEGGWSADAIEASWGFEQETYGIPAPKGK is encoded by the coding sequence ATGGATCTGACCGGCAGGGTGGCCATCGTGACCGGCAGCGGTCGCGGGCTCGGTCTGGCCTACGCCGAGGCGCTCGCCGCGGCCGGCGCGTCAGTCGTCGTCAACGACGTGGACCAGGCGGCGGTCGACGCGGCGGTCGCCCGGATCGGCGGCGACACGGTCGGCGTCACCGCGGCGGTCGGTGACACCGCGAGCGCCGAGAAGCTGGTGAACGCCGCGGTCGAGGCGTTCGGCAGGCTGGACGTGCTGATCACCAACGCCGGCATCCTCCGCGACCGGGTGCTCTGGAAGATGACCGACGACGACTTCGACGCGGTCGTCAACGTGCACCTGCGTGGCACCTTCACCTGTGCCCGGGCCGCCGCGATCCGGATGCGCGAGCAGGGCACCGGCGGCCGGATCATCCTGATCGGCTCACCGGCCGGGCAGCGCGGCAACTTCGGGCAGACCAACTACGCCGCCGCCAAGGCCGGCATCGCCGCGATGGCCCGCACCTGGGCGCTCGAACTGGCCCGCAACGAGATCACCGTGAACGCCGTGATCCCGATCGCCGCCACCGAGATGACCAAGACGATCCCGGCGTTCGGGCCGGTCATCGAGGAGGCCGAGCGCACCGGTACGCCGTACCCGGCCTGGCTGCGGCACGACGAGGGCCTCGGCACCGTGGCGGACGTGACCGGGCTGATCACGTTCCTCGCCTCGGACGCCTCGAAGGGCATCACCGGGCAGGCGATCGGCATCGGCGGCGACAAGCTGGCGCTGTGGTCGCATCCGGCGGAGAAGTCCGTCGCGTATGCCGAGGGAGGCTGGAGCGCCGACGCGATCGAGGCGTCCTGGGGCTTCGAGCAGGAGACCTACGGCATTCCGGCGCCCAAGGGGAAGTGA
- a CDS encoding CocE/NonD family hydrolase, producing the protein MTISVQRTGPGPLSPDATQYMVRMRDGVHLATDVYLPAGDIEPGPTVLTRLPYDKCGEYTFMPRIAAYFTARGYRMVVQDVRGKFRSEGETLLFVNEAYDGYDTLDWVINQPWSDGTVGMWGDSYYGYTQWAAASTGHPALKAMVPRVTGTRLGELPVPVPGRRTHDVEMSVHRFYPLSMFHDRDILDWAIDWTRRPLAAQVEEFFTAVGSRSASYDLWFPHPVSLRRFPAGSPFDAPAVPVLMTIGWWDNCAPWQWSDHRELQRRPGWARNEYLLLEAIDHENTSHFEPGVPASVDRMAARYLDPAIEFFDVFLRGADADIPRVRWQLANTGDPTLRSSPVWPPAAAYPLVWRLADAGETASGPAGGTLEPVSAAAAAPAGGVAVWTHDAADPVPSPVTDPFAFLREFPDERHLAERSDVLVFTAAPVTGPLDLAGPIRLDAVIGSDGPEMDLFVRLTDVAPDGATRLVARGQQTVLDPGDAFAVTIDLGHTGYRLPAGHALRLTLASSDAPEFVPAPGTGEHRWTAAETIPNQQRLHLGATRLTCTVLPC; encoded by the coding sequence ATGACCATCTCCGTGCAGCGGACCGGGCCGGGGCCGCTCTCTCCCGACGCCACCCAGTACATGGTGCGGATGCGCGACGGTGTGCATCTGGCCACCGACGTCTACCTGCCGGCCGGTGACATCGAGCCCGGACCGACCGTGCTCACCCGGCTGCCGTACGACAAGTGCGGCGAGTACACGTTCATGCCGCGGATCGCCGCCTACTTCACCGCCCGCGGCTACCGGATGGTCGTGCAGGACGTGCGCGGCAAATTCCGCTCCGAGGGTGAGACGCTGCTCTTCGTCAACGAGGCGTACGACGGGTACGACACCCTGGACTGGGTGATCAACCAGCCGTGGTCGGACGGGACCGTCGGGATGTGGGGCGACTCGTACTACGGCTACACCCAGTGGGCGGCCGCGTCGACCGGGCATCCGGCCCTCAAGGCGATGGTGCCCCGGGTCACCGGCACCCGGCTCGGTGAGCTGCCGGTCCCCGTTCCGGGTCGGCGCACCCACGACGTCGAGATGTCGGTGCACCGGTTCTACCCCCTGTCGATGTTCCACGACCGGGACATCCTGGACTGGGCGATCGACTGGACCCGGCGGCCGCTCGCCGCGCAGGTCGAGGAGTTCTTCACCGCCGTCGGCAGCCGATCCGCGTCGTACGACCTGTGGTTCCCGCACCCGGTCAGCCTGCGCCGCTTCCCGGCCGGGAGCCCGTTCGACGCGCCCGCCGTGCCGGTGCTGATGACCATCGGGTGGTGGGACAACTGCGCGCCCTGGCAGTGGTCCGACCACCGGGAGCTGCAGCGGCGGCCGGGCTGGGCGCGCAACGAATACCTGCTGCTCGAAGCCATCGACCACGAGAACACCAGCCACTTCGAACCCGGGGTGCCGGCGTCGGTGGATCGGATGGCGGCGCGCTACCTGGACCCGGCGATCGAGTTCTTCGACGTGTTCCTGCGCGGGGCCGACGCCGACATCCCCCGCGTGCGGTGGCAGTTGGCCAACACCGGGGACCCGACACTGCGCTCCTCGCCGGTGTGGCCGCCGGCTGCGGCGTACCCCCTGGTGTGGCGGTTGGCCGACGCCGGGGAAACGGCGAGCGGACCGGCGGGCGGAACCCTTGAACCGGTCTCCGCCGCCGCGGCCGCCCCGGCCGGGGGCGTCGCGGTCTGGACCCACGACGCCGCCGACCCGGTGCCCTCGCCGGTGACCGACCCCTTCGCCTTCCTGCGCGAATTCCCGGACGAGCGGCATCTCGCCGAACGGTCCGACGTGCTGGTCTTCACCGCGGCGCCGGTGACCGGGCCGCTCGACCTGGCCGGGCCGATCCGCCTCGACGCCGTGATCGGCTCGGACGGGCCCGAGATGGACCTGTTCGTGCGGCTCACCGACGTCGCCCCGGACGGTGCCACCCGCCTCGTCGCCCGCGGCCAGCAGACCGTCCTGGACCCGGGCGACGCCTTCGCCGTGACGATCGATCTCGGTCACACCGGTTACCGGCTGCCCGCCGGCCACGCGCTGCGGCTCACCCTGGCCAGCTCGGACGCGCCCGAGTTCGTGCCCGCTCCGGGCACCGGCGAGCACCGCTGGACGGCCGCCGAGACCATCCCCAACCAGCAGCGCCTGCACCTCGGCGCCACCCGCCTGACCTGCACCGTCCTCCCCTGCTGA
- a CDS encoding MarR family winged helix-turn-helix transcriptional regulator has product MPSLLYLVKQLELAVRARLDEVVRGHGITALQYTALTVLERHDGLSAAQLARDSFVTAQSTADLVRALETRGLIRRERNPANRRELLIHLTAEGRALLAAVDAPVRDLESRMITKLTEDQAAGFRQSLITAWQSMA; this is encoded by the coding sequence ATGCCATCACTGCTCTACCTGGTGAAACAGCTCGAACTCGCGGTGCGCGCCCGTCTCGACGAGGTGGTCCGCGGGCATGGCATCACCGCGCTCCAGTACACGGCGCTCACCGTCCTGGAACGCCACGACGGCCTGTCCGCGGCCCAGCTCGCCCGCGACTCGTTCGTCACCGCCCAGTCCACCGCCGATCTGGTCCGGGCCCTGGAGACACGCGGCCTGATCCGCCGCGAACGCAACCCGGCCAACCGCCGCGAACTGCTCATCCACCTCACCGCCGAAGGTCGGGCGCTGCTCGCGGCGGTCGACGCCCCGGTCCGTGACCTGGAGTCCCGCATGATCACCAAGCTGACCGAGGACCAGGCGGCCGGTTTCCGTCAGTCCCTGATCACGGCCTGGCAGTCGATGGCCTGA
- a CDS encoding amidohydrolase family protein produces the protein MDTSNLVAIDVHTHAEVGRDGRSSLSPELLGASADYFQAHGHRQPTIDETADYYRERKMAAVVFTVDAEHATGHPRIANEEIAEDCARHPDTLIPFASIDPHKGGAGVREARRLVERYGVRGFKFHPSIQGFAPDDRLAYPLYEAIEELGAVALFHTGQTGIGARVRGGGGIRLKYSNPMLIDDVAVDFPDLRIILAHPSFPWQDEALAVATHKEHVHIDLSGWSPKYFPPQLVRYANSLLQDKVLFGSDYPVITPDRWLADFEKLDVKDTVRPKILKENALRLLFRELR, from the coding sequence ATGGACACGTCGAATCTGGTCGCCATCGACGTCCACACGCACGCCGAAGTGGGTCGGGACGGCCGGTCGTCGCTCAGCCCCGAGCTGCTCGGCGCCTCCGCCGACTACTTCCAGGCGCACGGGCACCGCCAGCCGACGATCGACGAGACGGCCGACTACTACCGGGAACGGAAGATGGCCGCGGTCGTCTTCACCGTCGACGCCGAGCACGCCACCGGCCACCCGCGGATCGCCAACGAGGAGATCGCCGAGGACTGCGCGAGGCACCCGGACACGCTGATCCCGTTCGCGAGCATCGACCCGCACAAGGGGGGAGCCGGTGTCCGCGAGGCCCGGCGCCTGGTCGAGCGGTACGGCGTACGCGGCTTCAAGTTCCACCCCAGCATCCAGGGGTTCGCCCCCGACGACCGGCTCGCCTACCCGCTCTACGAGGCGATCGAGGAACTCGGCGCGGTCGCCCTGTTCCACACCGGGCAGACCGGCATCGGCGCCCGGGTCCGCGGCGGCGGCGGAATCCGCCTGAAGTACTCGAACCCGATGCTGATCGACGACGTGGCAGTCGACTTCCCGGACCTGCGGATCATCCTGGCCCACCCGTCGTTCCCGTGGCAGGACGAGGCGCTGGCCGTCGCCACCCACAAGGAGCACGTGCACATCGACCTGTCCGGCTGGTCGCCGAAGTACTTCCCGCCGCAACTGGTCCGGTACGCGAACAGTCTGCTCCAGGACAAGGTGCTGTTCGGCTCGGACTATCCGGTGATCACCCCGGACCGCTGGCTCGCCGACTTCGAGAAACTCGACGTCAAGGACACGGTCCGCCCGAAGATCCTCAAAGAGAACGCCCTCCGCCTACTTTTCCGGGAGTTGAGATGA
- a CDS encoding amidase family protein, translating into MDVTHLTATEIAAGVRDGRLTAAAVVEAHLARIEEVNPQVNAVTVVLADRAREAAADLDARIADGQAPGPLAGVPITVKENIDLTWSATTSGLPFAAGDVPAANATFVDRLLAAGAIPVGRGNMPDIGLRWDTDNDLYGRTANPWDPARVPGGSSGGDAVAVATGMAAAGLGNDYGGSLRLPAHAAGITALRPSAGRVAAPGRGVEPLPLSLQQMAVNGPLARSVADLDLIFGLMHGADDFDPLSVTVEHPAGYDGPRRVAVTVDPAGWGEVDPEVVAAIRSAAGALAAAGWAVEEVEPPAVDRCATLWRQLSSTENAPMLLTPGVFPGPLSEGTVRYFRDNIADVRLLDTSAAYQGAWAERFVHAAAWLAFHVRYPIVLGPVTTRPMPEIGYDLSGPAAATALWKAHRLLVTANFLGLPAVAVPTGVSGRRPLGVQVIARRNGEHIALAAARDIEAAFPPITPVRPA; encoded by the coding sequence ATGGACGTCACCCACCTCACCGCCACCGAGATCGCCGCGGGTGTCCGCGATGGCCGCCTCACCGCGGCCGCCGTCGTGGAGGCGCACCTGGCCCGCATCGAAGAGGTGAATCCGCAGGTCAACGCGGTCACCGTGGTTCTCGCCGACCGGGCGCGGGAGGCGGCGGCCGACCTCGACGCCCGGATCGCCGACGGGCAGGCGCCCGGGCCGCTGGCCGGCGTGCCGATCACCGTGAAGGAGAACATCGACCTGACCTGGTCGGCGACCACGTCCGGGCTGCCTTTCGCGGCCGGCGACGTCCCGGCCGCCAACGCGACCTTCGTCGACCGGCTGCTGGCGGCCGGAGCCATTCCGGTCGGGCGCGGGAACATGCCCGACATCGGGCTGCGCTGGGACACCGACAACGACCTTTACGGGCGTACGGCCAATCCGTGGGACCCGGCCCGGGTGCCCGGCGGCTCCAGTGGCGGCGACGCGGTCGCGGTCGCCACCGGGATGGCCGCAGCCGGGCTCGGCAACGATTACGGCGGTTCGCTGCGGCTGCCCGCCCACGCCGCCGGGATCACCGCGTTGCGGCCCTCCGCCGGGCGGGTCGCCGCACCCGGACGCGGGGTCGAGCCGCTGCCGCTGTCTCTTCAGCAGATGGCGGTCAACGGTCCGCTGGCCCGTTCGGTGGCCGACCTCGACCTGATCTTCGGGCTGATGCACGGCGCCGACGACTTCGACCCGCTGTCGGTCACCGTCGAGCACCCCGCGGGGTACGACGGCCCGCGCCGCGTCGCCGTCACCGTCGACCCGGCCGGCTGGGGTGAGGTCGACCCCGAGGTGGTCGCCGCGATCAGGTCGGCCGCCGGGGCGCTGGCCGCCGCCGGCTGGGCGGTCGAGGAGGTGGAACCGCCCGCCGTGGACCGGTGCGCCACCCTCTGGCGGCAGCTGTCGTCGACCGAGAACGCGCCCATGCTGCTCACCCCCGGTGTCTTCCCGGGGCCGCTGTCCGAGGGCACGGTCCGATACTTCCGGGACAACATCGCGGACGTGCGGTTGCTCGACACGTCGGCCGCCTACCAGGGCGCGTGGGCGGAACGGTTCGTGCACGCGGCGGCGTGGCTGGCGTTCCACGTGCGGTACCCGATCGTGCTCGGGCCGGTCACCACCCGCCCGATGCCGGAGATCGGCTACGACCTGAGCGGCCCGGCCGCGGCCACCGCACTGTGGAAGGCCCACCGTCTCCTGGTCACCGCCAACTTCCTGGGTCTGCCCGCGGTGGCCGTGCCGACCGGGGTGTCCGGCCGGCGGCCGCTCGGCGTCCAGGTGATCGCCCGCCGGAACGGCGAGCACATCGCCCTGGCCGCGGCCCGCGACATCGAGGCCGCCTTCCCGCCGATCACCCCGGTCCGCCCGGCCTGA
- a CDS encoding acyl-CoA synthetase: MRNAGLGSWPARRAAMSPGVTALIFGERRTTYAELYERTSRLAAALRAAGVGPGDRVAYLGPNHPSFVETMFATWMLGAIFVPLNFRLTPPEVDYQLRHSGAVALISAGEVQTEVGLHVRLADLEGFLASEPAEIEEPAGLDDVACILYTSGTTGHPKGAMLTHGNIIWNCYNLLVCVDVASDEITLVSAPLFHVAALNQCLLPTFLKGGTSVIMPGWDVDGCFDAIAEHRITWMFGVSQMFAGLSRSPRWPDADLTSVRSLMTGGAPVPEALIRAYQERGLAFCQGYGMTETAPGATFLEARESRAHIGSAGLPVFFAEVRVTRPDLTPVDPGEPGEVLVRGPNVTPGYWNDPAATAAALTDDGWFHSGDLAVVDEAGHHRIVDRTKDMYISGGENVYPAEVEAAVFEHPAVAEVAVVGVPDEKWGEVGRAFVVPVSGASLTPADVPEFLSGRLARYKIPVYVDVVDDLPRTGSNKVRKGPLRDLPLPTPARPL; the protein is encoded by the coding sequence ATGCGTAACGCCGGGCTGGGGTCATGGCCGGCGCGCCGGGCGGCGATGTCACCCGGGGTGACCGCCCTGATCTTCGGGGAGCGGCGTACGACGTACGCCGAACTGTATGAACGCACCTCGCGCCTGGCCGCGGCCCTGCGCGCCGCCGGGGTCGGCCCGGGCGACCGGGTCGCCTACCTCGGCCCCAACCATCCGTCGTTCGTCGAGACGATGTTCGCGACCTGGATGCTCGGCGCGATCTTCGTCCCGCTGAACTTCCGGCTCACCCCGCCGGAGGTCGACTACCAGTTGCGGCACAGCGGGGCGGTCGCGCTGATCTCGGCGGGTGAGGTGCAGACCGAGGTCGGCCTGCACGTGCGGCTGGCGGACCTGGAGGGGTTCCTCGCGTCGGAACCCGCCGAGATCGAAGAGCCGGCGGGATTGGACGACGTCGCCTGCATCCTCTACACCTCGGGGACCACCGGGCACCCCAAGGGGGCGATGCTCACCCACGGCAACATCATCTGGAACTGCTACAACCTGCTGGTCTGCGTGGACGTCGCCAGCGACGAGATCACCCTGGTCAGTGCGCCGCTCTTCCACGTCGCCGCGCTCAACCAGTGCCTGCTGCCCACGTTCCTCAAGGGCGGCACCTCGGTGATCATGCCGGGCTGGGACGTCGACGGCTGCTTCGACGCCATCGCCGAGCATCGGATCACCTGGATGTTCGGCGTCTCCCAGATGTTCGCCGGACTCAGCCGGTCACCGCGCTGGCCGGACGCCGACCTGACCTCGGTGCGCAGCCTGATGACCGGCGGCGCGCCCGTCCCGGAAGCGCTGATCCGTGCCTACCAGGAGCGTGGGCTGGCCTTCTGCCAGGGTTACGGCATGACCGAGACGGCACCCGGCGCGACGTTCCTGGAAGCACGGGAGAGCCGGGCGCATATCGGTTCGGCGGGGCTTCCGGTCTTCTTCGCGGAGGTACGGGTGACCCGCCCCGATCTCACGCCGGTGGATCCCGGCGAACCCGGGGAGGTGCTGGTCCGCGGCCCGAACGTGACTCCGGGGTACTGGAACGACCCGGCGGCCACCGCGGCCGCCCTCACCGACGACGGCTGGTTCCACTCGGGTGACCTGGCCGTCGTCGACGAAGCCGGCCACCATCGGATCGTCGACCGCACCAAGGACATGTACATCTCCGGCGGCGAGAACGTGTATCCGGCCGAGGTGGAGGCGGCCGTCTTCGAGCACCCGGCGGTGGCCGAGGTCGCGGTCGTCGGTGTGCCCGACGAGAAGTGGGGCGAGGTCGGCCGGGCCTTCGTGGTGCCGGTGTCCGGCGCGTCGCTGACCCCGGCCGACGTCCCCGAGTTCCTGTCCGGCCGTCTCGCCCGGTACAAGATCCCGGTCTACGTCGACGTCGTCGACGACCTGCCGCGCACCGGCTCCAACAAGGTCCGCAAGGGCCCGCTGCGGGACCTCCCGCTGCCTACTCCGGCCAGGCCGCTTTGA
- a CDS encoding MaoC family dehydratase, with the protein MTTTVTGLDGLKSLAGKDLGHSDWLEITQERVNTFADATGDHQWIHVDVERAKTGPFGAPIAHGYLTLSLVIPLFTQLLQVEGISMGVNYGLEKVRFPSPVKVGARIRLAASVVGVEDVAGPGVQSTFDFTVEVEGSAKPACVARPVYRHYA; encoded by the coding sequence ATGACCACCACCGTGACCGGCCTCGACGGACTCAAGAGCCTCGCCGGCAAGGACCTCGGCCACAGCGACTGGCTGGAGATCACCCAGGAGCGGGTGAACACGTTCGCCGACGCCACCGGTGACCACCAGTGGATCCACGTCGACGTGGAGCGGGCCAAGACCGGGCCGTTCGGCGCCCCGATCGCGCACGGCTACCTCACGCTGTCGCTGGTCATCCCGCTCTTCACCCAGCTGCTGCAGGTCGAGGGCATCTCGATGGGCGTCAACTACGGCTTGGAGAAGGTGCGGTTCCCCAGCCCGGTGAAGGTCGGCGCGCGGATCCGGCTGGCCGCCTCGGTGGTCGGTGTCGAGGACGTGGCCGGCCCCGGCGTGCAGAGCACGTTCGACTTCACCGTCGAGGTCGAGGGCTCGGCCAAGCCGGCCTGTGTGGCGCGCCCGGTCTACCGCCACTACGCGTGA
- a CDS encoding TetR/AcrR family transcriptional regulator, with protein MGRPSMATERTEQIMQATARCLQKHGLAGTTLERVAEESGLSRSHVRHYVGNRDDLLRAFANWLYTGYEAEFTGKIAAAPDREKLPIAMDYLFSSGFLPIGDDDTVIRELITAGITDDSIRATLQERYLQAVQAVEQALAAEYPRASPGARRSVAYGLWCLALGNSTMAELQLPVASGGLIRTAAEQLLERLSHD; from the coding sequence GTGGGGCGTCCGAGCATGGCCACCGAGCGGACCGAGCAGATCATGCAGGCGACCGCTCGCTGCCTGCAGAAACACGGCCTGGCCGGGACGACCCTGGAGCGGGTCGCCGAGGAGTCCGGGCTGAGCCGCAGCCACGTCCGGCACTACGTCGGCAACCGCGACGACCTGCTGCGTGCCTTCGCGAACTGGCTCTACACCGGCTATGAGGCCGAGTTCACCGGCAAGATCGCCGCGGCGCCCGACCGGGAGAAGCTGCCGATCGCGATGGACTACCTGTTCAGCAGCGGGTTCCTGCCGATCGGCGACGACGACACGGTGATCCGCGAGCTGATCACGGCCGGGATCACCGACGACAGCATCCGGGCCACCCTTCAGGAGCGCTATCTGCAGGCGGTGCAGGCGGTCGAGCAGGCGCTGGCCGCCGAGTACCCGAGGGCCTCGCCCGGGGCACGGCGCTCGGTGGCGTACGGCCTGTGGTGTCTCGCCCTGGGCAACTCGACGATGGCCGAGCTGCAGCTGCCGGTGGCGTCCGGCGGCCTGATCCGGACCGCGGCTGAGCAGCTGCTGGAACGGCTCAGCCACGACTGA